In Streptomyces spororaveus, one genomic interval encodes:
- a CDS encoding Vgb family protein — protein sequence MTTSVSPLGTLTLPTAGSGPYALAVGPDGHLWCTLVHAGRIARLTPSSGRVEEFALDSPDCGPTLVTAGPDGALWFTRYRDHRIGRITVDGETRSYALPGSAGGPYGIAAGPDGALWFTLTNTNRIGRIGTDGEVREFLLPCEGGFPSFLTAGPDGALWFTLNQANAIGRITVSGEIRLHPLPTPGAAPVGIAAGWDGSLWFAEIGAGRIGRLTTGRAGVEITEFALPEADCRPHAVAVAPDGTCWFTEWATGRIGSVTPDGMITEHPLTHRNREPHGLTFGPDGTLYVAEEHSGISRWEVHHAA from the coding sequence TTGACCACCTCCGTAAGCCCGCTCGGCACCCTCACCCTGCCCACCGCCGGCTCCGGCCCGTACGCGCTCGCCGTCGGGCCTGACGGCCATCTGTGGTGCACCCTCGTCCACGCCGGGCGCATCGCCCGCCTCACCCCGTCGTCCGGCCGCGTAGAGGAGTTCGCACTGGACTCCCCCGACTGCGGCCCCACCCTGGTCACCGCCGGCCCGGACGGCGCGCTGTGGTTCACACGCTACCGCGACCACCGGATCGGCCGGATCACAGTGGACGGCGAGACCCGCTCGTACGCGCTTCCCGGCAGCGCGGGCGGGCCCTACGGGATCGCGGCCGGGCCCGACGGCGCCCTGTGGTTCACCCTGACGAACACCAACCGCATCGGCCGGATCGGCACGGACGGCGAGGTCCGCGAGTTCCTTCTGCCGTGCGAGGGGGGATTCCCGTCCTTCCTCACGGCGGGACCCGACGGAGCCCTGTGGTTCACTCTCAACCAGGCGAACGCGATCGGCCGGATCACCGTCTCCGGCGAGATCCGGCTCCACCCCCTGCCCACACCCGGCGCCGCCCCGGTCGGGATCGCGGCCGGCTGGGACGGGAGCCTGTGGTTCGCCGAGATCGGCGCCGGGCGGATCGGACGGCTCACGACCGGCAGGGCAGGCGTGGAGATCACCGAGTTCGCGCTGCCCGAAGCCGACTGCCGCCCCCACGCTGTCGCGGTCGCACCGGACGGGACCTGCTGGTTCACCGAGTGGGCCACCGGCCGGATCGGCTCCGTCACCCCGGATGGGATGATCACCGAGCACCCGCTCACACACCGCAACCGCGAACCCCACGGACTCACCTTCGGCCCTGACGGCACGCTGTACGTCGCAGAGGAGCACAGCGGCATCTCCAGGTGGGAGGTACACCACGCCGCCTGA
- the tpg gene encoding telomere-protecting terminal protein Tpg: MGDIDDALDRADREGFTREPPRTLKGRINFLLKQLKTTKAVAEVLGVSQRSVERYRKGDRKTPPQPVAERIDTAVRARWQPVVRGRRRKEAATSTGITVETRARFGYTAPVGSTDDGRVRRLTVHLPPLYAQRLFDARAQGAADRDLRAIVAEGLQEIYFKDGGTRADELRVEFTDIDYFDVSF; the protein is encoded by the coding sequence GTGGGGGACATCGATGACGCCCTGGACCGAGCGGACCGGGAGGGGTTCACGAGGGAGCCGCCCAGGACGTTGAAGGGCCGGATCAACTTCCTGCTGAAGCAGCTGAAGACGACCAAGGCCGTCGCCGAGGTGCTCGGGGTGAGTCAGCGGTCGGTGGAGCGCTACCGCAAGGGCGACCGCAAGACCCCGCCCCAGCCCGTCGCGGAGCGCATCGACACGGCCGTACGCGCCCGCTGGCAGCCCGTGGTACGGGGCCGCCGCCGTAAGGAGGCCGCCACCAGCACCGGCATCACCGTCGAGACCCGGGCCCGGTTCGGCTACACCGCCCCCGTCGGCAGCACCGACGACGGCCGCGTCCGCCGGCTCACGGTCCACCTCCCGCCCCTGTACGCCCAGCGCCTGTTCGACGCCCGCGCACAGGGCGCCGCCGACCGCGACCTGCGGGCGATCGTCGCCGAGGGGCTGCAGGAGATCTACTTCAAGGACGGCGGAACCCGGGCCGACGAGCTCCGGGTCGAGTTCACCGACATCGACTACTTCGACGTCTCCTTCTGA
- a CDS encoding lamin tail domain-containing protein, giving the protein MSSAFSSVRRIAATVLVAGAIVSAAALPASAHDGDRHHQQRPRVEISRVQADSPGRDDRSNRSLNSEWVEITNTTREGINLRGWTLRDSDGNRYRFDNVRIAGRATIRMHTGNGRDTRTDLFQDRRNYVWDNGSDTATLRDDRGRTVDTETWGRRR; this is encoded by the coding sequence ATGTCTTCTGCTTTTTCCTCCGTACGTCGTATCGCCGCCACCGTCCTGGTGGCCGGCGCGATCGTCTCGGCCGCCGCGCTGCCGGCGTCCGCGCACGACGGTGACCGTCACCACCAGCAGCGGCCGCGGGTGGAGATCAGCCGGGTCCAGGCCGACAGTCCCGGACGTGACGACCGCTCGAACCGGTCCTTGAACAGCGAGTGGGTGGAGATCACCAACACCACCCGCGAGGGCATCAATCTCCGCGGCTGGACCCTGCGGGACAGCGACGGCAACCGCTACCGCTTCGACAACGTCCGCATCGCCGGCCGGGCCACCATCCGTATGCACACCGGCAACGGCCGCGACACCCGCACCGACCTCTTCCAGGACCGCCGTAACTACGTCTGGGACAACGGCTCTGACACCGCGACGCTGCGCGATGACCGCGGCCGCACCGTCGACACCGAAACCTGGGGCCGCCGCCGCTAA
- a CDS encoding tetratricopeptide repeat protein, with protein MSPTRCLSLRRRPRPRHIARDRAYQSVLRPGCRSGRHREGTALNNLGIALRETQQFEEAIDAHTQAATTFHELGDRHSEGTALKVWAITHNERWLKRAE; from the coding sequence ATGTCCCCCACCCGTTGCCTGTCCCTTCGCCGCCGCCCCCGTCCCCGGCACATCGCCCGGGACCGCGCGTACCAGTCTGTCCTACGACCCGGCTGCCGGTCCGGCCGCCACCGCGAAGGAACGGCACTGAACAACCTCGGCATCGCCCTGCGAGAGACGCAGCAGTTCGAGGAAGCCATCGACGCCCACACCCAGGCCGCCACCACCTTCCACGAACTCGGCGACCGCCACAGCGAAGGAACGGCGTTGAAGGTCTGGGCAATCACGCACAACGAGCGCTGGCTGAAGCGAGCTGAGTAG